GCCGGCGATAACCAGGACCAGTGCAAGGGGAGTAGGGAGGTCCATGGGTTAGTGCTGCCGGCTTTCAATCCACTTGCCGGCCTGGCCCGCCTGGATGGTCAGTGCCTTGCCGATCATCGGCTCGGCCGCCTTAGCGATCTTGTCGCCAAGGAACGGGATGGAGGAAGCCACCTTGCCGTCGACGTCGACGCGGGTGCCCTCGGGGGTGCTGATAAGGCGCTGTACGGCGTTGACCTTCAGCGGCACCCCGCCCACGGAGAGTTCCACGTCGGCTTCCCGGGATCCGTCTGCGGCAGGGGCGGCCCACTGTTCCTTCTGGG
This window of the Arthrobacter sp. zg-Y919 genome carries:
- a CDS encoding DUF2505 domain-containing protein, with the protein product MALNASTILPYDVRTVTDTFADEGFLRSISEHVGGSLVSASVDGDTAGAFVLTAVRTMPTDRLPDMVKKFVGATLTVTQKEQWAAPAADGSREADVELSVGGVPLKVNAVQRLISTPEGTRVDVDGKVASSIPFLGDKIAKAAEPMIGKALTIQAGQAGKWIESRQH